AATTACAAGAGTTGTTACAGTCACTGAAAAACAGTGTATTCACATAAACTAGTCTAAAAATAGTAAGAATAGTTGAGGGCATATAGCCAAGTATATAGCCAAGAGGAAAAGGCAGGGCGGGAATGTGGGAATGAGAGGCCAAGATAAGGAGCACAAGGGTGTCTTTAGTACTATTTGTCTGTGAAGATCACTATGGCTCCATAGTTGCTATAACTACCACTGAGAAAACACaactttggtttgtttgttttaacagaCACTTTTACTAGAATACAAAATGTGAATACCTGGCTTGCTCCCACATAAACTGGATGGCTTCTTTGCTTCAGACTTCAGCTTGGATGCGAGAAGGAACCTTCTGAACCATTCCTCCTTCTCCCTACCTGTCCTTCCAAAGAGATAAAGCACTTGATCCTTTTGGCTAGTGTACTTTGCTCCATCCTGAGTTTTCTTGGATTCTTCATTGTTCAAGTCCactttttcagcagaaaacttCTCCTCTGTATTCTCTTTATCAGTCTGGGCCTTAGCCATAAAGTCATCCTGTTTAGCAAGTTCAATGCAAATAGGGTACTTCTTATTCCAAATCCGTTTTCGTGCCAGACTCTTAGGAACCAGGAAAATCTGAGGAATAAATGAAAGGgttcaattaatttatttttcagttgtatcttctgtgtttctgtagtcACAGAGAGAACATACGAACATGAGAGATACAGATCCTGCACTCAATCTGCCGGGTTTAGCTGACTCTTAACATATAGTTGATGATGTCCAGCCCAGTGCTGTCACTAGGTCTTTGGTGAGCCATAGCCTTGGAACTAAAACAAGGACCATTCAAGTAGTTTAGACTTCTACAATCATAGAAAAACTCGGCGTTCACTTAAAAGGTCTTATTCTCATAGTTATgcagaaagaatagaaaaaacaAGAACCTTACTTCTGTGACCACAGGGTAGGTAATGAGAATCTAAACAGATTTAAAACTCAACTTTTTAGGCCTACCTCATGAAATTGAGTGTTTGAAGTTGGCCATACTCACATCAGGTGATTTTCACATCAAGTATGTAAGAAggaataaaagtaattttattcctttatttataAATTGTATTCTAAATTTGGTATATTCAGAGAGAATTGAGACAATGCAAGTGATAATAAGAGTAATAAGAGTTAAAAATTCTCATCTAGGGGCTGAGTTTACCCGTGTTCTCCAAAAACTGTGGGTAAATACCTTGGAGAACAGCCATAATTTGCTTATTATACTCAGGGCACTTTCGCAACCAATtgggggcgggaggagggggaagTACTGGAAATTTTTCTAAAATACCATGGAGAACAATTGTCAGTTAAGTGCTCCTGTAGCATGTGACAGCTTTGCTTGTCTTCATTATGGGAAAACAAATCTGCAATAGGCAGGAATCTAagtttttgctttatatttttcacCATATTCCTTTAATGGAAAGCAGAGCTGACAGCAATCTCCTTTCCCTTACTGACTCAGGGAAACAAAATTTTCCTCACTGTCGCCTTggtctctctccccctctctcagTCAATTGAAGCATAGTTTCCTCCTACATCTGTACTGCCAAGGCCTTCTATTGAtgcagcacattaaaaaaaatccattcttttaATCATGGGGTATTGATGTATTACTTAATACAATGTCAATGGAATCAACTCCACATGGCAACTCTTCACAGACTTGAGAGGCGCAAATAACATGTAGGAAAACTGTTCCAGCATTATTATTGAGGCACTCTTCCAACTGCAAATATCCCTATCCCCTTCCCTAGACAGTGGGTACCAACAGCAAGTCATGTCTGTCCCATCCACATCTTGCTCTCCTCTTTTACATCCATATACAATGTACACTCCCCCTTCCAGTGAAATGCAAATATCTGAACTGCCTCGGGATAGAGACAACCACCAAAGAGTATGCATTTTGGTGCAAGCTTCAGAACAGTCATGCAGTAACCTAATGTATGGGGAACAATTCTCTGAACTCCCATGAGTTAACTTCTGCTTTGAATTGACAGAGGAAAATCATACTTTTCCTTTACTGtgtaaatacttatttttttctaaacccaGCTCAATCTTCCTCCCCAGCACAATCTTTTGCAAGTTAGTCACGACAACAGTTTTGTTTACATAATGACAGCACATGAAACTAGAGGAGCGAAAAAAATTTCAAGGTGTCAACATATTCTTTGTTAAAATCAGATATAAGTAAGGCACACTCACCTTGCTCTCTGTAAGTTCGTAaattttctggctgacatacgtGACTTCAGGCTTTGGCTCATTGTACACAGCccttctagaaatatttttattgggtTTTGAAAGTCTTAAGGTGCTTCCTTCAAGTCGCACATAGACAGAGTGAGTCAACGTAGCATGGTATGTTTCTGGATCATAATTATAAATTTCATTCATCCATCCCTAGAGAAGAAAACACTTGTTAACAGGGTTTTAAACTGCTGGAAAACCAAGTACAGCACATACAacaaagtatttaaataattatCCAAGCTTTTGTCAAAGTGACATCACCTACTGTACAAATACAACACAGCAGTAAACACCCTAAATGAGGTGGCACTAAACAGAGAGCGTGAGATGAAGACTGTATCCCAAGAACACAACTTGTTTTTCTGAGTAAATCATTTTGTATATGTAGTGCAGTGCTCCTCCACCTCATCTTCACGAGGTGCTGTGAGATCTGCAGACAGTCTTGCTGGGAAGAGCAGCCCGTCTGCTACAGCAAACACAGACATTTTCATCACCGACAGCCAAGGCAGAGCAAACAGTCTGTCTGCTTACAGACAGCACTGACATTTTAATCACCAACTATTAAGGACTGAGTGGAAGACCACAGTGGAGTTTATTTTAACACACCATCACTGTTTAACATCATTTAACATGTTGTGTTAACTGCCCAGTTCCACCACAGCGTCATACACATGGGGATTAAATGTCTGTgcagcaaaagaaacagaaatcaaacaaacaaGCCCTGCTGTAACAAGGCTGTAAGTGCTGACTCTAACCATGGGGGTGACCTTACTCCTCTAACATcatcttaaagaaaattaaagatgATAAATAGGGCAGAAGACAAGCCAAAATACTCATTCAAGGAGGACAAGTTTTCCTTCTCTTAACCTGCCCTACAACATACTTTTATAATTACTTCTACCTGCACATCAAAACCTTAATTCAGCATACTCCGTATTCATTAATGTcaacagaaagcaaaggagaTAGACTTAAACGTACCCTAGAGCATGAAGTAGAATAGCATCTTTACAAATACCTAGGCAAGTACAGTACGGGGAAGAGCATCTGCTGCTGGGAAGGGGGCACACTGAATGAGCATCCCTAGtattcttcaaaacaaaatagtTTTAACTACCTTATGCAAAACATCCCAGAAATTGctccaaaattttaatttattaaagaaGCTTCCACCCACACATagaaatgtaaaatttattttagttctCATTTACTTCAGTGCCATATAATTTCTCAAGGTAGACAGCATCCTCTTTCTTGGGTGCCATAGTAACAGTGATATCTACGTTTTGCTTACTCCAACATCTAGATCCATTTTCACTATAAACCCTGAAAAACCTAGATAAATTAGCATTTCTGTTATGTTCAGGAAAGATTAAGTCATTCATCTTTGCTCAGCTCCAAAGCAGACTACCTCTTTTATTAACAGAAATACCTATACCAACACATGCTCTTTGAAGCAGCTTTGCGTATACAACTACCATATAGTAAATACAATGCATGAGGAGTTTTCTATAAGCCATCAAAGTTCTGCACAGCAGGGTTGATGCATGTTTGAGTACATCCTATTTCTTTCCTAGAAATTATTAAGCCAAGACATCTTTGAGCAGACAGCAATTAATTTTCAGCCAGGAACTCCAGCTGGACTTACTGAAGCACAAGGATATCATGTGAGTTGCCTAAAGCCACCATGAGCCATCCGCTCTGTGCAGAACTGGAATATCCATATGGCCCACAGATCTCTGGAGAGACTCCTGCCTGCCCCCCGGCTCAGATCTCCAAGCTATTTCTAGCTCAGACACCAAAGTCTGGAGCCTGCAGCCAGGCAAACATACAGACGAAAATTTGCTGTCTAAAGTTTATCACCTTCTCCTGCAAAGCAGTTCAGCCAAAGACCACACAAGCTGGCACAAAGAGAAAGGCAGACTTGGAAAGTGGATCTTTAAAAGAAGCTTAGCCACATGAGCCCTTTTTATAACTCTAGTAAGTTACAGTAAGTAACTGCAATAAGTTATTTTCAGTAGGAAAACCTGGAAACCTCTGGGTATGTGTGGTACCCAAGAAGGAAGGTCAGAGTACACTTGGAAGTTTCTTTAGCATCTTTCTTGAGATGGAACCAGCTGGGGTTTTCTGACACCAGCACTTGAGCTGAGCAGAGGACATGTAGTGATGAAAACAAGAAGAGACTTACACATCAGTCTCTTGACTGCTGTGTACCATAGTAAGAAGTAAAAATCCATGAACTTAGTTTCAGAGATGAAAAGTTGAGACAACATGACCACCTTGGGACACACATTGGATGCACAAACTTTGCTATACCTTCTCTGTAGATAAGGCTGTTATCCAACACACTTATAGCTATGTTTAATTTTATGCCTCCAGCACATGCTGAGCTAGCCACACCTGCAATAAAAAGGAGGTGGGCCCAGCCTATATTAAGTGACTTAACTAAGTTCAGAGAATCTCTGGTAGCATCCAGTATGTCATTAACTAGACCAGCACCTTTCCTATCCTGTTTCTTCTATAACAGTGGCAGTACCAGCCCTTCTGCCAAAAGATTTCCTTACCCTACACAATTTAACAGCAAGGGAGAGGTCCTTTTCAAGATTGCCACcgtcctcccagcagcagcagcaagacacACTGAATTTAaaggacaaaaccaaacaaaatagaATCTCTTCTTCCTCAGTTTGTGTATTCCTGCTTCTCTTTTGGCATTCAGAAGCCCTGGGAAGTCCCACCTGCTTTTCTGATCCCTACCATGCGCCCAAGCTTTCTACTTCAAACAAATGGATTAGCTGTATAATCTGCCAAACACACAATTTTCAAACCCCGTACTGCCGCCTTCCCTGCTTACTGCACATAACAAACCCAACAGAAGTGCAAACACTGCTTCTCACAGCACAACCACCAGGTTACTAGCAACTGAAGAACCTGTCCAAGACTTTTAACAATGGACTTCAGGCTGCCTAAGGTACCAGATGTTCAAAATCTAGAGCCAGCAGAACATAAATACATCTACCACCTAACGTAGCAGCCTACATAGTGACTTCTATACAAGGAAGATACTGGCTGCTTCATGTATTTGAGACAGagcccaaaaaacccaaaagatacAGAAGTTCAAATATTTGGGGCTTTCTTTTCAGACAGTACCTAGCCAACAGTCAGGATGAAAGAGATACCACACCACATTACTACAAATCCTCCTTGTACATGAATTTTTAGTTTCCTAATTTCTAAGGATGCACGGTTTCCTTTTTGCACTCAGTTTTCAAGTTATTGTGTAACATATAGAAACACTGTATGACAGAGTGAAATGTTAATACTTCACCAAATGACAATTCTTCACTCTATTAATGAATCTGAATGCGTGACAGCTGCAGGAATTTTCTTTCTCCCATATAACTCAGTGTTAATGGGGGAAATGACACCACTTGCCTTCTCACTTcaacaattttaatttttgtaaattgtTTCATCtaccacaaaaaatatttttgagaaggtTATCCAAGAAACCCTCCAATTAATTCTGAAGTTCCTGCATTCTAAGAACaatttaagcagaaatacctccacctctctctgaaaaaaacaaactggaaCAAAAGATTCACAGCCTATGGAAACCGTTTTGCAATGCATCTAAACAGAGAAGTTATGTTACCATAACGTGCTAGCAACAGATGAATTTTCCCCAACTGCTGAAATAACAATGGATTTCCTTGTATGGGAGAGGAGTGACTGTATGATGGGTCTTTTTTGTACTAGCGAAgttgttaaaataagaaattcagtAATTCAGGGAGGACAATGACCATAGTCATATGCtactctgcagctgcttgccatttACACGGATCCTGTGACCTCCGTTTATAAAGGTCAGCAGTTGCTCTGAATTCACAGCTGAAATTAGGAGAAAGTGCCTCACCATCTGACTGGTAACCAACCTGGAAAAGTATCTGGTTGGAATATTGGACAGCATGGTTTTTACAGCAAAGGTCACAGTTACTATTCAAAAACCCATACATGTGCTAACAGGATCTGGCCTGTTTGTCAGACAGCAGAGACTGAGCTGGCTCTCAGAGTGCAGCACATCACACAGCACCAGCAACTGTACTGGCCCTCTGGGCTACGCACGGGTCTGTGGAACAACAGTACTTGCataaaacagctttaaaagggCCACCCTTGTTTACTTTTCCTCTTTCATGGCTCTGGGCTGCAAATTTTTTTCCAACTGCAGTTCAACAAAATTCATGCAAGTAAGAACTGCAGAGTCAGGCCCCGCAGAGTATCAACTTTTCAATGTTACTTAGTTTAAGATCTCAGGTAGACCTTAACCTGAGAGGGGAGGTGGAGGgaactacaaaaaaaaagatcCTTACGAGGGACCCAGAAGTCTGGGGGGACAGACCTGgtctccaaataaaaataaaaatcattacttctgtgatattttcaaatacataaataaaagaaTCAGCAAGTCAACTTCACAACATAACACAAACTCAAATCTGGATTAAAACTGCTTCCAGAGTTTCTCAGTGATATTAACAGATTGAGTTATATCCATTATCTTTAAATGATATAATCAAATGCTCCAGCACTGCAATTCATGAAAGACTGTTGATCATTCAAATCACACTAATTGTATTAGTATCCTTCTCATTACCACTATTTTATAATACTTCAATAGTATTTTGCttgataaatgaagaaaaatgtaatgcGTTTTTTAAGTTTTTATTGACAGGGAATCTAAAGACACTAGAAAGGTCCAAGGTAGGTAAAAGTAACCTCCACCTTAACTGGAAAACACATTTGTCTGCCAGAGGCCACTACCAAACATGAAATCCCTTGGGTGATATTCAGGAACAGCATGCTGGTAAAAAGCCTCCTCTTTCTGCACAGCTGTGGTTGAAAAAGCTTCACTTCTCCAGCAGACACTGCCAATAGTGAGTATCTTCTCATAAAAGTTCGTTCTAATGGAACGGGTAAAATCATCATTTCCATTTTAGCTGTTACTTAAAACCTTTTGTATCAGCCAGCACACAAGGGAACGCACACTTGAGAAGGCCAGTAAGGAAGCCAGAAAAGACTAATgcattaaagaaggaaaaaaaaaaaatgtgggcagagaaaaaagggaaaagggagtAAGAAGATAAGAAAACATACCCTGAAGTTGCAGGGGGTTTGTGTGCATTTTCTGACAGGACAGGGCTCCTCCCTCCAACACCAAAGACATCCGAGCAACATAAACACAGAAATCTACAGAAGCACACACTAACCAGCATAACAGTGTTATATTCTTTCACATTGCAAAGGAACAATTTTTGGGGAGACAATATTAACATTCGGGTATTTCGGCAATCGCCGTGGAGAATTTTCCACTAGTTCCTGAAACCAGGGAAATGCAAACTTCTCAGACAATATTTACATGAGGGAGAATGCACACGTACTTGCACAAAAATAGCCTGACAGCTGTTTGGCATAATCCCAACTCCTGGAGCCCCATAAAGGGACCTTACTCATAGCCTTTATCATAATGGCATGAAAGCAATTCAGGCCAGAACACAAAACCAAGTCCTGAAGAGAACATCTTTACGCAATAGCATCAAGTTTGAATTTTCCTATATTCACATGCGTTTTGCTACTgattaaaatctttaatttttcagAGGATCTAAACTGTAACAGTGCTCATTTTGACAGAGGCAAACAGAAAATAGTTGTATGCAGGGGGAATAATAACTTGCAATCTGCTAAATCACATTACATTATGTTCCACTACAATATGGGCACTGAGCTGGTTTTTAAACTCCTGAAGCATTAAAAAGCCCTTTTACAGGGCTTTACATATTAAGGACAATTACTTTGTGTGTTAATGAGCACAAGAAATACTTATCAGGTCACATAAAACAATCTACACTCATACAGACTTCTCTGCACAGTTCATTTCTTACCTACAGTTATAAAACGTTATCTCCTGgataaaagcattaaaatatagTTTAATGGTTCCCAAATAATAGCTAACACCTCAAAGAGCCATCTTAACACCAGCCAACAGTGAGTATCAGGATCTTTACAAGCTTTCAGGTATCAAGGCAAATGTATATGCAGAGTCTCAGCACCCAGTTAACAAGAACAGAACTTAATGTTTGTGAAGACCTGTACACATAAGCAGCAGGTAAATCAACTGGGCAGGCATGATTATTCAGTCTGCATTTGCAACAGCAAATAAAGACCACAGCTCATAACATTCAAGAAAAGCAGGCACCACCAAGGTAGCATCAGGGATGGGCATGCAATTGCTGCCTGTATTCAGCAAAAGTTGGCTTTTATACCCCATTTCTCCAACTTTTCTGTTACCTAAACATGAGATTAGCTATCAGTTAGCACTATAGATTCCACAGCATGTAACCAATACAGTATGAATTTAAATTCATGCAACCTTTGTGTTGTTATACAACTGGAGATGCATCTTCAGAAAGCTCAGGATGGATTTAATATTTACACAAATGCAAGAAATCATTCACAAATACTCTGATAAGCAAGTGATATCAAGTGAAGGTTGTATCACTATCATTCTGAAGTGCACATCAGAAACTAGTAGATGCTTTTTTACTCAGAATTCTGaaattgggaaaatattttaattcaccAGAGATGGAAATTAGGAGTGGCAGGACAGGGACAAAGAAGAAGCACAAAGCCACTGAACTAACTGAGTGGTTGTATGAATCACAGCTGGACAGACAGCAACATGCCAGACATATGAAGTGACAACAGCTTGCAGTATCTGAACAAGAAGTGGAGATGGGAAAGGGcaaagaggagggaggagaaattTTCTAAGAGCTTGATATAAAACCCAGCTCTCAGGCATGCGTTTTACTGAACTGTAATCCGTATTATACAGTACAATATTCAAGATAGCGGCATGCAGAACCACAAACATCATAACCCATGAGTATGTCCCTTTTATCACTCATTCCTCCTCCCATTCTAATTAGCTTAATGTTTGAGGAGAATCCTTATGTTCTCCATCTATGCTTTACTGGAACACAATGCTTTTGAATCTGCTTAGACTGAACAGACAAGACAAATTACTGCCTAGACAGTAAAATACCCCATAAACAAAATACATCTCACAAGATGCAGCTTCAAGCACAAATGTTATTTTACACTCTAAACTCTGACACTACTTGCTCTCAGTAGTTAGCTGGATCATTTCAAATCCACCAGCAAAAACATTTGCCCTTTTACTTTTGAAGCAATTCTGGTTTTCTACTAATCCTCAAGGATACTGAAGTCTTAACATATTCTTAGATACTAAACCATTTGTGCCCCTGCCAAAGCGCCTGACCCCAAAACAATACTGTATTTACAAATGGGGATAATTCAGCTCATTTACATCTTCACAATAAATCTAGTTTATTACTTCTACTCAAAAAAAtgcccacagacagacacacaaaaTTGCCATGACCTCACCTTCAGTATTTCAGGTTCTTTGATGTCTAGAGCTCCTGTATTCCATCGCTTTTTCATACTTCTATGCAATTTGAGATATTCATGAGTACGTGGAGTAAGAACCCAAATCACACAGACAGCTATCATAAATCCAAGGGCCATTCCAAGTAAGAGTCCACTTAAGTAGCCGGGGAGAGGGATAATAAAGTAAGCATAGACTAACAGTGTTAAGAAGTATAAAGTTTTCACTGGTATTTTAGGCTGCTGCACATACGGATTATTTTCATCTTCACTACTGAGCATAGTACCATTTTCCTCAGTCATCTCTGGATCGAGCAAAGTTTCAGTAGGTTTATCAGTTTTGCTTTCATCCTCTAGCAAGGAAAAGTCTTCAGAATACAGTTCACAAAATTCCTCATCCTCTCTGCTTGCTAGTGCAGACAACGAGCATTTTTCAAGTACAAGTGACGTTTTGGAACTCACGTCCTTTGTGCTTGCAGACTGAGAGCTTTTGGTCTCCGTCTCTTTTGCATGTTCCTCAGCCATTTTTGACTGATCGTTCCTATTCAGGTTGGAGTCACTTCCATAGAAGTCCCCTTCAGAATCACATTCTTCTTCCTTAATGCTGTAGTTGTTATTGCTTTCCAAATGGCCATTCAAACTGGAAAGGTTTGAGAGTTCTGAAGCACTTGAAGATAAGGCTTTGGGCCTGTGGCTACTACTTTCATCACCCATTATTTTACTGAGCAGCTGAAAAGGCTCATAGATTACTTCAGAAAGGCGTCTTTTAGTATCTTCAATTTTAGCCTCCATTTCAGGTACTTTAAAAAAGGAACGAGTGTCAGAGGGGGATGTTAATGGAGATGAGGGGGCAGTTTTAGAATCACCACCTGTAGCTCGAGGTTGAGTGAACTGTTTGAACAGATGCAAGTTCAATTTTGAGTCAGGTGGCCTGTAAGACACAGCTTCAGATTCTTGTTTAGAAGTGTCTGTAGACAGAGATTTCACTAAGGTTTTCATTAACTGTCTATGTCGCATCGGTGGGGTGGGTTCTTTTGGTTCCACATCTGTTGAAAGGGACTTGACTAAACCCTTAAAAGGCTTTGAACTAGAAACTGTGGATGATCCACTGGAGCAGATAACTGATCTGGaaggggatgaggatggggaaGACGACAGGCTGGATTTCTGTTCCACAGGTGGTGGTGCACCTGATGAGCTAATTGTATGACATGAGTGTGATGATGGAGACAGGACTAGTGGCACTGTACTGAATACTTGGGATGTGGAAGGAGAATCCAACAGCTTTACAGTCTCTGCAGTTGGCAGAACTGCAGGCGACGAGGACAGTAGTAATGCAGAGTTGGCCACGTTAAGCGAGGTAGCTGGACCAGAAAAATCATGGCCGGTATGCTCAAAGCAGAGGTCTTCCTTGGCTTCAAGTGCTGTTACAATGCTTTGGTCATCTAGTTCCTCATCAAGAAATTCCTTgaactcctcttcctcctcttcttcctccttcccaaaTGCAGAGAAATGAATAGTGATGGTTTCTCGGGAGACAGATCTTTGGACCTGCACTTTTGGTGCTGACTGCTTTGAGGACATTTCACCAGTTTTCTCTGCATGGCTACTGTTCTGACTTGTCATTGCAGGTCCCAGAGATGTGTCAGAGTCTGTGAAGAAAATGTAACACTGTGttaaatgccttttttcccccctccttatTTTCAAGCATTGAGCCAAACACAAGAGACAGGTTATAGTCAACAGGTCAGTCAAAAATTCAAACACTCTGGACACTCCTTGTATCACTGGCTTTAAAGCTGTCTAGTCAACTTATGGACTGTTATTGAAGAAACTGACCGTAGATTTATTTCACTACAAAAAACACGTATCTATATTTTAGTTAATATCCCCTTCACATCTGCTTAACTGCATCTCATCCTTACTATCACTGAATGCAAGAACAGATTCAAAGAAAGACAAGGAGAAAAGCATGCTTAGGACAACTGGCAATCATGGATAGAGGGTTTGGTAACGCTCTCCATTCCTAAGATGATCTTGAAGGAAGAATCTGATACAAGTTTAGTAGGAAAAAACaacctccattaaaaaaaaaaaaaaaaaaaaagagtggaagaTATCTGTAATTTTGAGTGTAAGTATTTGTTACTGTTTGCTAGGTAACATATTTCCACATAGCACAAAAAAAAGGCAGTATTAAGAAGTGCTGTGCTGTTAAAATTACCTCCAAGTGTTCTGAAATTATAGTTCATCTCTGATGTGTCACCTTCCTATTTTCCCCACCAGATGAGTTCCAGaagccccatcccaccccagcacACTGAAATTCTTCACTCCTAACTCTCAGTTCCTGCTACGTACAGCATTAACTATACTTTCTATTTcctttaaataaagcaaatttgAAATTCAAAGCAAGATCAGAAATACGTAAAAGTCTTCATGTGCGGGACAGTACGTTCTCATGTATACCTGTTTGAACTGGTCTATAGGAAGTAgagatttaaattttatttttatcatgtgtGTTATCATGGTTTATGGCTGGACTTGATCACCTTAAGGATCTTTttcaacataaatgattctatgagtctTTGCTTTTCCGGCTTTTGCAAGCTATGGACAAATGATATCCAATAGTCCAATACTTGCAGGCAAAACACAGCATAATTGGACAGAACTTAATATCATCCTCCTGAATTCCAGGACTAGACATCCTTTACAGCTGTATGCCAGCAGAACCCCAGTACAGCAAGATGAAGTAGCTTCAAACACTTCAAATAACAGACAGTATCAAACTAACGGCTGTCAAAAAGACATGAGTCAGACTTCTGCAGATACAGCATGTTTGAGATCTACCTCAGATAATATATATACCAAAAGAATTTATACGGCTAGCAGTTTTGCTGTAAGAATGCGTAAGGACACTTCAGGCAACTAGAGGCAACTATTCTTCTCACtcactttttgaaaatactgatctCTAATCAGTACAGCACAGAGGCTGCTTATGTGATAGACACACTAACATACCTGCCTTCTACATCAGTTATATCCACGTGTTATTTCAAGCATTTGATTGAGCCATGAAAGTCAACTTAGCATATTTTTACATGGAGAGGAAATACCACAGATTGAAACCCAGGCACTGGTGACCATACAAAAAGATGGATCAGGAATTACAAGATTAGCTCTGCCTTTC
The sequence above is drawn from the Athene noctua chromosome 18, bAthNoc1.hap1.1, whole genome shotgun sequence genome and encodes:
- the TEX2 gene encoding testis-expressed protein 2 is translated as MTSQNSSHAEKTGEMSSKQSAPKVQVQRSVSRETITIHFSAFGKEEEEEEEEFKEFLDEELDDQSIVTALEAKEDLCFEHTGHDFSGPATSLNVANSALLLSSSPAVLPTAETVKLLDSPSTSQVFSTVPLVLSPSSHSCHTISSSGAPPPVEQKSSLSSSPSSSPSRSVICSSGSSTVSSSKPFKGLVKSLSTDVEPKEPTPPMRHRQLMKTLVKSLSTDTSKQESEAVSYRPPDSKLNLHLFKQFTQPRATGGDSKTAPSSPLTSPSDTRSFFKVPEMEAKIEDTKRRLSEVIYEPFQLLSKIMGDESSSHRPKALSSSASELSNLSSLNGHLESNNNYSIKEEECDSEGDFYGSDSNLNRNDQSKMAEEHAKETETKSSQSASTKDVSSKTSLVLEKCSLSALASREDEEFCELYSEDFSLLEDESKTDKPTETLLDPEMTEENGTMLSSEDENNPYVQQPKIPVKTLYFLTLLVYAYFIIPLPGYLSGLLLGMALGFMIAVCVIWVLTPRTHEYLKLHRSMKKRWNTGALDIKEPEILKGWMNEIYNYDPETYHATLTHSVYVRLEGSTLRLSKPNKNISRRAVYNEPKPEVTYVSQKIYELTESKIFLVPKSLARKRIWNKKYPICIELAKQDDFMAKAQTDKENTEEKFSAEKVDLNNEESKKTQDGAKYTSQKDQVLYLFGRTGREKEEWFRRFLLASKLKSEAKKPSSLCGSKPGILPTQSRSDSQSGVLTHSRSSSKGSAEEIASQPKHKDLVGNVRQKMLLDYSIYMAKCVPHEKKSPSGSPVLSADSSPTAVKKLPDAHVEAEEEEQEAWVNALLGRIFWDFLGEKYWSDLVSKKIQMKLSKIKLPYFMNELTLTELDMGIAVPKILQAFKPSVDHRGLWIDLEMSYNGSFLMTLETKMNLTKLGKEPLGEALKVGDIGKEGFRPRAYCLADSDEESSSAGSSEEDDAPELAGEKQVAPGAEGYVGGHRTSKIMRIVDKITKSKYFQKATETEFIKKKIEEVSNTPLLLTVEVQECRGTLVINIPPPPTDRIWYGFRRPPYLELKARPKLGEREVTLVHVTDWIERKLEQEFQKIFVMPNMDDVYIPLMHSAMDPRSSTCPPKDLIMEAPDQP